The Deltaproteobacteria bacterium genome includes the window CTCACTGCCGTATCAATTCCTTCAGCGAGTTCGCCCGAAAGAATTATTTCTATCCCGACCTTCCCAAGGGCTACCAGATCTCGCAGTACGCCTATCCCATCGCCGAGCACGGCTATGTCGACATTGAACTGGAGGGTGGGAAGAAACGCATCGGCATCACGCGTATCCACATGGAGGAAGACGCGGGCAAGCTCGTTCACGACGAGGAACAGCCGCTCAGTTATGTGGATTTCAACCGTTCGGGCGTTCCCCTCATCGAGATCGTCAGCGAGCCCGACATGCGAAGCGCCGAGGAAGGTGCGGCCTACCTCCGGAGGCTTCATGAGATCCTCGTATACCTTGACATCTGTGAGGGGAACATGGAGGAGGGGAACTTTCGCTGTGATGCCAACGTGTCGATCCGTCCCCGTGGTGCCGGGCGGTTCGGCACGAGGACGGAACTGAAAAACATGAATTCCTTCAGAAACGTGCAGCACGCGCTGGAGTATGAGATCGAGAGACAGACCCGCATTCTGGAGTCAGGCGGTTCCGTGGTCCAGGAAACACGGCTCTGGGACGACCGTCACGGCGTCACCCACTCGATGCGGAGCAAGGAGGAGGCCCACGACTACCGATATTTTCCGGACCCCGACCTGGTGAGCCTCTCCCTGTCGGATGAATGGATAGCGGAACTGAAGGCGTCGCTGCCTGAGCTTCCCCTGGAGAAACGCGAACGTTTTGTGAGGGAATACGAGATCCCGCCCTATGACGCGGCGGTCCTGACGGCGAACCGGGCGCTGGCGGATTTCTACGAAGAGGTGGCGGGGCTCACCGGGAAACCGAAGATCGCGAGCAACTGGGTCATGGGTGATTTTCTGCGCTGGCTGAACGAGGAGAAGCGTCTCGTGGCGGAAAGCCCTGTCGCTCCGCGGTCGCTCGCCAGCCTGATCAATGCCATCGAAGAGGGTACCATCAGCGGAAAGATCGCCAAGGATATCTTCGAGGAAATGTGGAAGACCGGTAAAACACCGCAGGACATCATAGAGGAAAAGGGCCTGGAACAGATCACCGATGCTGAGGCCATCGAGAAGGTCATTGATGAGGTCCTGAAGGCGAACCCGAAACAGTACGCCCAGTTCAAGGCGGGGAAAGAGGCCCTTTTCGGGTACTTTGTCGGTCAGACCATGAAGGAAACCGGAGGCAAGGCCAACCCCGGTATCGTGAATGATATTCTGAAAAGGAAACTGTCGGGATCATGATACGACCGATCTACTGGGAAGCGGGCCGGGTCGTGATGATCGACCAGAAGCTCCTTCCGGACCGTGAGGAATACCTGACCTTCAGTGATTACCATGATGTTGTGGCGGCCATCAATGATCTGACCGTGCGCGGCGCGCCCGCCGTGGGGATCGCCGCCGCCATGGGCATCGCCCTCGGTACGTCCGTGCTGCCGGCGGAATCCATGGATGACCTGCGGGTGCGATTTTACCGGATCTGTGATGAGTTCGCCCGGACCCGGCCGACGGCGGTCAATCTCTTCTGGGCGATCGACCGGATGAAACGATGTTTTGAGACCGGTGCCGGATCGAGCATCATGTCCCTGAAAAAGGCCCTGGTCGACGAAGCCTGTCATGTTCTGGAAGAAGATATCGCCGCGAACCGGCGGATCGGTGAAATAGGAAGCGCCTTTATAGCCGACGGTGATTCCATTCTCACCCACTGCAACGCCGGCGCCCTGGCAACGGGAGGGCACGGGACGGCACTCGGTATCATCCGGACCGCCCGGGATGAAGGGAAAAAGGTCCATGTCTTCATTGATGAAACCAGGCCCGTTCTTCAGGGGGCCCGGCTCACCGCCTGGGAAATGATGAGGGAGAAAATCCCGGCGACCCTTATCACCGATAACATGGCCGGCTGGGCCATGAAGCAGGGGAAAGTGAACATGGTGATCGTCGGTGCCGACCGGATCGCCGCGAACGGTGATACGGCGAACAAGATCGGAACATACAGCCTTGCCGTTCTGGCCGAGGAACACGGCATCCCTTTTTATGTGGCGGCGCCACGGTCCTCCATTGACCGTTCGATCCCCGATGGTTCCGCGATCCCCGTTGAGGAGCGGAACGGT containing:
- the gatB gene encoding Asp-tRNA(Asn)/Glu-tRNA(Gln) amidotransferase subunit GatB, producing the protein MEYEPVIGLEVHAQLSTDTKIFCGCSTGFGDVPNSNTCPICIGLPGVLPVLNRKVVEYTVKMALATHCRINSFSEFARKNYFYPDLPKGYQISQYAYPIAEHGYVDIELEGGKKRIGITRIHMEEDAGKLVHDEEQPLSYVDFNRSGVPLIEIVSEPDMRSAEEGAAYLRRLHEILVYLDICEGNMEEGNFRCDANVSIRPRGAGRFGTRTELKNMNSFRNVQHALEYEIERQTRILESGGSVVQETRLWDDRHGVTHSMRSKEEAHDYRYFPDPDLVSLSLSDEWIAELKASLPELPLEKRERFVREYEIPPYDAAVLTANRALADFYEEVAGLTGKPKIASNWVMGDFLRWLNEEKRLVAESPVAPRSLASLINAIEEGTISGKIAKDIFEEMWKTGKTPQDIIEEKGLEQITDAEAIEKVIDEVLKANPKQYAQFKAGKEALFGYFVGQTMKETGGKANPGIVNDILKRKLSGS
- the mtnA gene encoding S-methyl-5-thioribose-1-phosphate isomerase — its product is MIRPIYWEAGRVVMIDQKLLPDREEYLTFSDYHDVVAAINDLTVRGAPAVGIAAAMGIALGTSVLPAESMDDLRVRFYRICDEFARTRPTAVNLFWAIDRMKRCFETGAGSSIMSLKKALVDEACHVLEEDIAANRRIGEIGSAFIADGDSILTHCNAGALATGGHGTALGIIRTARDEGKKVHVFIDETRPVLQGARLTAWEMMREKIPATLITDNMAGWAMKQGKVNMVIVGADRIAANGDTANKIGTYSLAVLAEEHGIPFYVAAPRSSIDRSIPDGSAIPVEERNGTEVTVWRGIPVAPAGVAVYNPAFDITPGELITTIITEAGTAHPPYEDAIGRLFEG